A DNA window from Ovis aries strain OAR_USU_Benz2616 breed Rambouillet chromosome 7, ARS-UI_Ramb_v3.0, whole genome shotgun sequence contains the following coding sequences:
- the LOC105615645 gene encoding olfactory receptor 6E1-like: MLHTSDWSFPAEARGATGNHTTVTEFILLGLSHACELQMLLFLGLLLTYLLTLLGNLLIVVLTLMDRRLHSPMYYFLRNFAVLEIWFTLVNFPKMLTNILTGNRTISLAGCFLQSFLYFFLGTTEFFLLAVMSFDRYVAICNPLRYVTIMSRRVCVKLVLSSWITGFLLNIIPSFLTFQQPFCGPNIIDHFFCDSFPLLELVCADTSLIELLGFILANVSLLGTLSVTATCYGHILHTILRLPSAKEKQKAFSTCSSHITVVSLFYGSCIFMYVRSGKGGQGEDRNKLVALLNTVVTPALNPFIYTLRNKQVKQVFNQQISKLLSELGARSERVEKNASE, translated from the exons ATGCTGCACACCTCTGATTGGTCATTCCCAGCAGAGGCCAGAGGAGCCACGGGGAACCACACCACTGTCACCGAGTTCATCCTGCTGGGGCTCTCACATGCCTGTGAGCTGCAGATGCTCCTCTTCCTGGGGCTCCTCCTGACCTACCTGCTCACTCTACTGGGGAACCTGCTCATCGTGGTCCTCACCCTCATGGACAGGCGCCTCCACTCCCCCATGTACTACTTCCTCCGCAACTTTGCTGTCCTAGAGATCTGGTTCACCTTGGTCAACTTCCCCAAGATGCTGACCAACATCCTGACTGGAAACAGAACCATCTCCCTGGCAGGCTGTTTCCTACaaagttttctctatttcttcctgggcACCACAGAGTTCTTCCTACTGGCAGTGATGTCCTTTGACAGGTATGTGGCCATATGTAACCCCTTGCGTTATGTCACCATCATGAGCAGAAGGGTCTGTGTCAAGCTAGTTCTTTCTTCATGGATCACGGGATTCCTTCTCAACATCATTCCAAGTTTCCTCACATTTCAGCAACCATTCTGTGGTCCCAATATCATTGATCATTTCTTCTGTGACAGCTTTCCACTCCTGGAACTCGTATGTGCAGACACAAGTCTGATCGAGCTTCTGGGTTTCATCCTGGCCAACGTCAGCCTCCTGGGCACTCTGTCCGTGACGGCCACCTGCTATGGCCACATCCTCCACACCATCCTGCGCCTCCCCTCAGCCAAGGAGAAGCAGAAAGCCTTCTCAACCTGTTCCTCCCACATCACTGTTGTCTCTCTCTTCTACGGCAGCTGCATCTTCATGTATGTCCGGTCGGGCAAGGGCGGCCAGGGGGAGGATAGGAACAAGCTGGTGGCCTTGCTCAACACCGTGGTGACCCCAGCGCTCAATCCTTTCATCTACACCCTGAGGAACAAACAAGTGAAGCAGGTATTTAACCAGCAAATTAGCAAGCTCCTCTCAGAACTAGGAGCTAGATCTGAGAGGGTGGAGAAA AATGCATCTGAGTGA
- the LOC101102649 gene encoding olfactory receptor 6E1-like produces the protein MLHTSDWSFPAEARGATGNHTTVTNFILLGLSHACELQMLLFLGLLLTYLLTLLGNLLIVVLTLMDRRLHSPMYYFLRNFAVLEIWFTSVIFPKMLTNILTGNRTISLAGCFLQSFLYFFLGTTEFFLLAVMSFDRYAAICNPLRYVTIMSKRVCVQLVLSSWITGFLLNIIPSFLTFQQPFCGPNIIDHFFCDSFPLLELICADTSLIELLCFILANVSLLGTLSVTATCYGHILHTILRLPSAKERQKAFSTCSSHITVVSLFYGSCIFMYVRSGKGGQGEDRNKLVALLNTVVTPVLNPFIYTLRNKQVKQVFREQVNKLF, from the coding sequence ATGCTGCACACCTCTGATTGGTCATTCCCAGCAGAGGCCAGAGGAGCCACGGGGAACCACACCACTGTCACCAACTTCATCCTGCTGGGGCTCTCACATGCCTGTGAGCTGCAGATGCTCCTCTTCCTGGGGCTCCTCCTGACCTACCTCCTCACTCTACTGGGGAACCTGCTCATCGTGGTCCTCACCCTCATGGACAGGCGCCTCCACTCCCCCATGTACTACTTCCTCCGCAACTTTGCTGTCCTAGAGATCTGGTTCACCTCGGTCATCTTTCCCAAGATGCTGACCAACATCCTGACTGGAAACAGGACCATCTCCCTGGCAGGCTGTTTCCTACaaagttttctctatttcttcctgggcACCACAGAGTTCTTCCTACTGGCAGTGATGTCCTTTGACAGGTATGCGGCCATATGTAATCCCTTGCGTTATGTCACCATCATGAGCAAAAGGGTCTGTGTCCAGCTAGTTCTTTCTTCATGGATCACAGGATTCCTTCTCAACATCATTCCAAGTTTCCTCACATTTCAGCAGCCATTCTGTGGTCCCAATATCATTGATCATTTCTTCTGTGACAGCTTTCCACTCCTGGAACTCATATGTGCAGACACAAGTCTGATTGAGCTTTTGTGTTTCATTCTGGCCAACGTCAGCCTCCTGGGCACTCTGTCCGTGACGGCCACCTGCTATGGCCACATCCTCCACACCATCCTGCGCCTCCCCTCAGCCAAGGAGAGGCAGAAAGCCTTCTCAACCTGTTCCTCCCACATCACTGTTGTCTCTCTCTTCTATGGCAGCTGCATCTTCATGTATGTCCGGTCAGGCAAGGGCGGCCAGGGGGAGGATAGGAACAAGCTGGTGGCCTTGCTCAACACCGTGGTGACCCCAGTGCTCAATCCCTTCATCTACACCCTGAGGAACAAACAGGTGAAGCAGGTGTTTAGGGAGCAGGTGAACAAGCTCTTCTAA